A region of bacterium DNA encodes the following proteins:
- a CDS encoding DNRLRE domain-containing protein, giving the protein MKGLYQLIIITLILLSASTSYGVKVYICGTVADTYICEGAPNTNNGAHTSLRLGYHTQWKEYRVLVKFDLSAIPPKERIAYAGIGLWYYG; this is encoded by the coding sequence ATGAAAGGATTGTATCAATTAATAATTATTACCTTAATATTGTTGTCAGCATCAACAAGCTATGGTGTAAAAGTTTACATCTGTGGTACGGTGGCAGATACATATATTTGTGAGGGAGCTCCAAATACTAATAATGGAGCTCATACATCATTGCGATTAGGTTACCATACTCAATGGAAAGAATATCGAGTATTGGTTAAATTTGACTTATCTGCAATTCCACCAAAAGAAAGGATTGCATACGCTGGTATAGGTCTTTGGTATTATGGCTGA